gactgggcggggctgattaatcacctgtgaagggCGGGGCACTGGTGCTTGTCCCTGCCCAGGCCACAGCCAtgagccccttgtgctttgtggtggcctgttattgaaacaagcagctcccattggccagtttctggacacGATTCTGAGTGACATGCAGGTGAGGCAAGTGGAGAGCCTGCCTTGGGCTCCCTGCCATGTCCATGGGcctgatccagtggcttggccgtctagaaaccggccaatgggattgtgctgggggcgggagcagctcctaaagcgtTCCCCCTCatggtttttaaagaaaaactgcccgCAGCCATGTTTCTGAACAGCGTGCGGTTGGGGCGAGGCaagcggggagcctgcctgggcctcCCTACAGCGTCTGTGGGCCGGATTTGGTGGCTtggcaagctggatctggcccacaggacaTGTTTTGTGTGGGCctgaggtagcaggtttaaaacaaaccaaaggaagtttttcttcatgcagcgcacagtcaacctgtggaactccctgccaggggatgttgtgaagaccaggactttaacagggttcaacaaaagaactagatacattcatggaggttaggcccagcaatggctactagccaggatgggtcgccctagtctctgtttgtcagaggctggaggggaggggtggggaggcagaggggggtTGCTTGATGGTCCCTGTTCTGTTCGGGCCCCTGGCATTGGGCACCATGGGCaggcaggacgctgggctggatggactttggTGCTGCTGTTCAAGGGCAGGACAGGCCAAgcgcccagcctggggccagaggccCCGCAACCCACCTTGCGGGAAATTCAGCTCTCGAGGCCAGACGTGCCCCAGGGGCTCGCTGGGGAGCGGGGGTCCCCGGCCCAGCtttctgccccgccccgccccgcgccggATTGCCAGGCTCGGATCcgcccagctcccagctggcgGCGAGCTCGTGGACAGCCCGGCGCGGCGCTCGCCGCAGGCAGGACACGCCGCTCGGGGCGAGCCGGGCGCGGGGCCAGCAGCGAGCGGACACCGGGCGCTTGGGCTGGGATGCGCCCGCGGGGCGTTCCGCAGCTCCGGGCCGCGTGTGCGGGGCACAGCCGGGAGTGGGTGTGTCGGGGGAGTGCGCTTGAGAAACCGGCCGGTACCACACAGTGCGTCCTGGGGTCCGGGTGCGCGCCGCGCCGCGCCGCTTTAAGACGAGCCTTCGGGAGCCAGACCCTGAGCGCCACCCAGCTCAGCAGAGAGCAggtacggggggcgggggggacagggTCCAACTCCTGAACTTGGCCGGGGCGGCTCCATGGGGGCGGGAGCAGCGATGGTTGCAGGCAGGGAGAGAACTAGGAAGGAACCCTTTTTGGAGGAGTTACCGGGCTCTTCCAGCTACTCCCCATGCAGCTTGGTCCTTGTGCTTCTccaggggctgccctgcctggcAGGCTTCCTCTGAGCCCCTGATAGCATCAGGGCAGCGCCTTGAGTACCACTGCCCATCCCTAAGGCTGGTCCATCTCGGGAGTGTGTGGCTCACTAGGTgtaatatctgtgtgtgtgtgtgtgtgtgtgtctccttgtGTGTAATATCTCAGTCTAGGTGTGTCTCCCTGTGTgtaataggtgtgtgtgtgtgtgtgtgtgtgtgcatatctcCCTTTGTgtaataggtgtgtgtgtgtgtgtgtgtgcatatatctCCCTTTGTGtaatagctgtgtgtgtgtgtgtgtgtgcatctccCTTTGTGtaatagctctgtgtgtgtgtgtgcgtgtgcatctCCCTTTGTGtaatagctgtgtgtgtgtgtgtgtgtgcatctccCTTTGTCtaatagctgtgtgtgtgtgtgtgtgtgtgcgtgcatctCCCTTTGTgtaacagctgtgtgtgtgtgcacgtgcatctCCCTTTGTGTAACAGCTGTGTGGTGGTGCAGGTGGTGTATATCTCTCCGAGTGTAatatctgtgtgtgtttggggggggtctCCCAGTGTGTaatctgtgtctgtgtgtctcccTGTGTATAATAGCTGTATGGGTGTGGATGCAACTCACCCATTGTCATATCTCACTGTGTGTTTGTGATCCAACAGGGGTGCCTGGTGGACACACAGATCTGGCCAATgtggggtaacagcagcagcCCCAATTGCAccctctccagcccccctctTCCGGGGGAGATCTGCAAGCTCTTCCTCATGGTCCTGCTGATTGTTGCCATCATCCTGGGCAATGTGGTGAGCCTCCTGGTCTTCCTGCGAGCCAGGCAGTTCAGAACCTCTCAGGGCTACCTGAAAGCCTCCTTGGCCCTGGCTGACCTGGCTGTGGGGCTCATCGTGGTGCCCTACTCTGTGTACCGGGAGGTGAGCAGCTTGGCCTCTGGCGTGGCTCAGGGAAGCAGCAGTTGCTCTAGCTCATCCTTTGCCTGCTTCATCACTGGACCCATCTTCGCTGGCTGCACCTTCGTCTCCATTACCACCATCTTCCTGCTGTCGGTGGAGAGGAGCGTGGCCGTGCTGAAGCCCTTGCACAAGCGGGCGGTGATCACCAAGCGGCGGACGGTCTGGCTCATCCTGCTCTCGTGGTCCATGAGCTTCTTGCTGGCGGTGGTGCCTCTGCTCTCCAGCCCAGACATCACCTTGCAATACAGCTCCTGCAGCAAGATGTGCACCTACGTCTTCCCTGCAGGTAggccagccagctccccctgGAACATCATGCTGCTCTTCCCAGCCTTCGACTTCTCCCTGCTGGCGGGCACCTTTGCCATCAACTGCATCACCTTCACTGCCATCCGCCAGTACTGCAAGGCCCGCAGGGGGCTGGGCAATGAGGCGCAGCCTGGCAGCCGCCTCTCCTTTTCTGACATCACGGCAGCCAAGACTATTGGCATCCTGACCTTTGCCTTCTCGGCCTCCTTCAGCCCAATCGCAGTCTTTGTGGTGGGCTCCGTGCTGGGCTACCAGTGGTGTCAGTTCTCCTTTTATGCCTTCTGGGTCCTGACCTCCAACAGCTGctggaacgtggccatctacagcGCCTGGGACCCCAAGTTCCAGCAGGGAGTTAGGGAGCTGTTCAGCAAGCCAGTGCTGAACACGTCACAGCGCCCCAGCCCCTCTGTGGAAGGGGacagctctgctccagcctgtGTGGCCGTCCTCAAGGAAATATTTCGCCCAGAGACTGCCTGATGTGAGCTCTATGCATAGCGCCGTGCCAGGAAGGCTTCCGTGTTCCTATCTGACGGGCTGCAGTTGCAAGGACTCAGCATTGCCTGGGTTCATGGCTCTCCTACTAACTGGGCCAGATGGGAAGCCTTGATTTATTAGGGTGCTTATTTTTGCAGAGAGATGGCATGAGCTGGGATCTTGGGGGAAGCCATATTTTTCAGCGCTGCTTTGTGCATATGGGTGACTTGGAAACTGTTTAATTCGTGCAGGTTTTCTACCCGGTGCTTTGAAATTGCAGGATTACGTGGCTAAACCATACACAAGGAGGGGGCAAAGTGTGATTTCCAGCTACTCGTGCCAGCACTGATCTTTCCAGACACAAATGGACATATGGTTCTGCTCTGTGCTGCGCTAGAAGGTGGTCATGTAATGTAAGGAACCCACCGTATAGTGTAATGAATCCCTTCTATTGGTGCccatttaaaaatggtgtttAGAGATACCATAAACATGCAAGATCCTTTACAAATGGAAGGTGGGGTGTCATGGGGTGAGTATGCCCAACCCCTCTGAGGCAGGGTGTTGAGCTTACCAGGCCCTGCGATACGTGCTCCACCCCATGGCTGCTACAGTCCCAAATACCCACAGGCCCCTTTCTCATGTCTAAGAGTCTGGCCTTGCGGCCCAAAGTTAGTGGCCACCCCCATCCACAGGGCAGTAGGGCCCAGTGGCCACGTCAATAGCAACAATGGGAGCGCTGTGTCAGGGGGGATGGGCGTAGGGACACCCAGGCCCTCCCGCTCcatcaggtcccagcccaggcccctgtCAGTGGTGGGCGTGTCCCACCACTAGCTTAGCAGGGAATCTGCCCACCAACATGCTGAGCTCTTGGGGATCCAGCTTCTagctctgggctacttcctacccaggTGACAATCAGCAGCAGCTTCCCCAGCCTGTCTCTGCTGGCTGGCCTCTGCCGTGGCatctgtctgctgctgctgctgctgctgctgctcgggGGAGGTCTGGCAGCTGCGCCTTCATCTGCGGTGGTCAGCCCTGACAGAGCTGCTCCACTAGCCTTTATATGCTGGTCCTTCAGTTGGAGCATGCCCTgccgggctgtgggggaggggctctcttaGACAGGTAGGCCTGGTTAACCCTTCCTGGCCCAGTGTGGGGTTGGTACTCAGGAGGGTACAGATTCTCTATCCCCAAAAAGCTTAAAATTCCAGATCCAAATTCTCTTCTTCCCTCCACTTCCCACACTCGCACTCAAATAAAGCCAGTAGATCATGGGTGGGATTTACCTTGAAGGCCATGGCTACACTAGCAGGCTTACATGGCACAGCTGTTAGATGACAAAAAACTCTGGACTCCAGATCAGACAAGAAAAGGAGAGTGCTAGTATGGGGCTGCAGAGTGAGGTGGTGTTTGCTGATATTGACACAGTGGAAAACAGTGCTGGAAGAAGGAGGTTTTTAGTACCCTGTAAACTACAAAGTGCTGTTCTAAATAGTTGTTAGTAGAACATGGTTCAGCTGACCTGCCACTAGG
The genomic region above belongs to Pelodiscus sinensis isolate JC-2024 chromosome 18, ASM4963464v1, whole genome shotgun sequence and contains:
- the LOC102457810 gene encoding adenosine receptor A2a-like, whose amino-acid sequence is MWGNSSSPNCTLSSPPLPGEICKLFLMVLLIVAIILGNVVSLLVFLRARQFRTSQGYLKASLALADLAVGLIVVPYSVYREVSSLASGVAQGSSSCSSSSFACFITGPIFAGCTFVSITTIFLLSVERSVAVLKPLHKRAVITKRRTVWLILLSWSMSFLLAVVPLLSSPDITLQYSSCSKMCTYVFPAGRPASSPWNIMLLFPAFDFSLLAGTFAINCITFTAIRQYCKARRGLGNEAQPGSRLSFSDITAAKTIGILTFAFSASFSPIAVFVVGSVLGYQWCQFSFYAFWVLTSNSCWNVAIYSAWDPKFQQGVRELFSKPVLNTSQRPSPSVEGDSSAPACVAVLKEIFRPETA